Proteins from a single region of Carassius gibelio isolate Cgi1373 ecotype wild population from Czech Republic chromosome A5, carGib1.2-hapl.c, whole genome shotgun sequence:
- the LOC128013052 gene encoding glycolipid transfer protein-like, giving the protein MALLMEHQFRQLPADKQVETRPFLEAVSHLPPFFDCLGSAVFSPIKADITGNITKIKAVYDSNPTRFKTLQNILEAEKEMHGNEWPKVGATLALMWLKRGLRFIQALLQSLVDGDKDENNPNLIRVNITKAYEIALKKYHGWFVQKLFQAALYAAPYRSDFLKALSRGREVKEEECLDKVRQFLVNFRATIDAIYEMYTKMNAELDYTV; this is encoded by the exons ATGGCTCTTCTAATGGAGCACCAGTTCCGGCAACTTCCAGCCGACAAACAAGTGGAGACCCGGCCGTTTCTCGAGGCGGTGTCTCACCTTCCTCCTTTCTTCG ATTGCCTTGGCTCTGCTGTTTTTTCCCCCATCAAAGCTGATATTACGGGTAACATCACT AAAATCAAGGCTGTGTATGACAGCAACCCTACCAGGTTTAAAACCCTGCAGAACATTTTGGAAGCAGAGAAGGAGATGCATGGAAACGAGTGGCCAAAAGTAGGAGCAACACTTGCCCTAATGTGGCTGAAAAG GGGGCTACGCTTTATCCAGGCTCTTCTCCAGAGTCTAGTGGATGGGGATAAAGATGAAAACAACCCTAACCTCATCAGAGTCAACATCACCAAAGCTTATGAGATTGCACTGAAGAAGTATCATGGCTGGTTTGTCCAGAAGCTCTTTCAA GCAGCACTATATGCCGCACCATACAGATCAGATTTTCTCAAAGCTCTTTCTAGAGGGCGAGAGGTAAAAGAGGAAGAATGCTTGGACAAAGTGCGGCAGTTCCTAGTAAACTTCAGAGCTACTATTGACGCCATCTATGAAATGTACACCAAAATGAATGCAGAGCTGGACTACACTGTGTGA
- the trpv4 gene encoding transient receptor potential cation channel subfamily V member 4 isoform X1 yields the protein MTEQGFSASTLLKRYYLAMTESNSISSPSGAAAEDLSDGKDLTADGDPNFPMSSLAELLDNDDGSQPPQDSARPGLQNDNKQNSRIRFPGAFKKGVPNPMDLLESTMSEYPVAPGPKKAPMDSLFDYGTCRELNNHKKRRKKLPRGKAEIEMSCDEGSPEPPVLKVFNRWLLFEAVSRADRRALDGLLQYLQSHEKRLIDEEFKEPSTGKTCLPKALLNLHNGHNDTIPVLVDIAEKTGNLREFINTPFRDVYYRGQTALHIAIERQCKQYVELLVEKGADVHAQARGRFFQPREEGGYFYFGELPLSLAACTNQPDMVHYLTENSHKMADLRRQDSRGNTVLHALVHIADNTRDNTRFVTKMYDLLLIKCAKLYPDCNFENILNNDGMSPLMMAAKLGKIGVFQHIIRREIKDEEARHLSRKFRDWAYGPVYSNLYDLSSLDTCGEEVSVLEILVYNSKIENRHEMLAVEPINELLRAKWQKFAAVTFYISVFSYLVTMIIFTLVAYYRPSVGTPPYDYSTTEAKVRLAGEIITVASGVFFFVTNIKDLFLKKCPGVNSLFIDGSFQFLYFIYSVLVLVSAALYLSGIEAYVSVMVFALALGWMNTLYFTRGLKLTGTYSIMIQKILIKDLFRFLLVYVLFMIGYASALVSLLTICPDQKTCKDSCPKYPECRDTNTFSEFLLDLFKLTIGIGELDDMLKGAQYPVVFLILLVTYIILTFVLLLNMLIALMGETVGQVSKESKQIWKLQWATTILDIERSFPVCLRKSFRVGEMVTVGKGLDGTPDKRWCFRVDEVKWSHWNQNLGIINEDPGQKDHYEQTQGGRGLRRDRWSTVVPRVVELNRGSRDHILEMEPLTGRHRHKSES from the exons ATGACTGAA CAGGGTTTCTCTGCTTCCACTCTATTAAAGCGCTATTATCTGGCCATGACTGAGTCAAACTCAATCTCTTCACCATCCGGTGCTGCTGCTGAGGACCTGTCAGATGGTAAGGACCTTACAGCAGACGGGGATCCCAACTTCCCCATGTCTTCACTGGCGGAACTTCTGGACAATGATGATGGATCACAGCCGCCCCAGGATTCAGCTCGGCCTGGACTACAGAATGATAACAAGCAGAACTCACGAATAAGGTTCCCAGGAGCCTTTAAAAAGGGAGTTCCTAACCCCATGGACCTTCTTGAGTCCACCATGTCTGAGTATCCAGTGGCACCTGGGCCTAAGAAAGCACCTATGGACTCCCTGTTCGACTATGGCACATGTAGGGAGCTCAACAACCACAAGAAACGCAGGAAGAAGCTTCCACGAGG GAAGGCCGAGATTGAGATGTCATGTGACGAGGGATCCCCAGAGCCCCCTGTTCTTAAAGTCTTCAACCGTTGGCTGTTGTTTGAAGCCGTATCTCGAGCAGATCGAAGAGCTCTGGATGGTCTCCTGCAGTATCTTCAGTCACATGAAAAGAGGCTGATAGATGAAGAGTTCAAAG AACCTTCTACAGGGAAGACGTGCCTCCCAAAAGCACTTCTGAACCTGCACAATGGTCACAACGATACCATCCCTGTGTTAGTGGACATTGCCGAAAAGACAGGAAACCTCAGAGAGTTCATCAATACGCCCTTCAGAGATGTGTATTATAGGG GTCAGACGGCACTGCATATCGCCATAGAACGACAATGCAAACAATATGTGGAGCTTCTGGTGGAGAAGGGGGCTGATGTTCATGCCCAGGCCAGGGGCCGATTCTTCCAGCCCAGAGAGGAGGGGGGATACTTCTACTTCG GTGAGCTGCCTCTGTCACTCGCAGCTTGTACCAACCAACCAGACATGGTGCATTACCTGACCGAGAATAGCCACAAGATGGCAGATCTGCGGAGGCAGGACTCGAGGGGAAACACAGTCCTGCACGCCCTGGTCCATATCGCTGACAACACTCGGGACAACACACGTTTTGTCACTAAGATGTACGACTTGCTGCTCATCAAATGTGCCAAACTCTACCCAGACTGCAACTTTGAGAATATACTCAACAATGATGGCATGTCCCCTCTCATGATGGCTGCCAAGCTGGGCAAAATTGGG GTGTTCCAGCACATTATCCGGAGAGAGATAAAAGATGAGGAGGCTCGACATCTTTCCCGGAAGTTTAGAGACTGGGCTTATGGACCCGTCTACTCCAACCTGTATGATCTGTCTTCACTGGATACCTGCGGAGAGGAAGTCTCTGTTCTGGAGATACTCGTCTACAACAGCAAGATTGAG AATCGCCATGAGATGTTAGCGGTGGAACCCATAAACGAGCTGCTGAGGGCCAAGTGGCAGAAGTTTGCCGCTGTGACCTTCTACATCAGTGTGTTTTCCTACCTTGTCACCATGATCATCTTCACTCTTGTGGCCTATTATCGTCCATCAGTGGGTACA CCCCCTTACGACTACAGCACCACAGAAGCCAAGGTGCGTTTGGCAGGGGAGATCATAACCGTGGCTTCTGGAGTCTTTTTCTTTGTAACAAAT atTAAGGACCTTTTCCTGAAGAAGTGCCCGGGGGTGAATTCTTTATTTATTGATGGATCCTTTCAATTCCTCTA CTTCATCTACTCTGTGTTGGTGCTGGTGAGTGCAGCGCTTTATCTGTCAGGGATTGAGGCCTATGTGTCTGTGATGGTGTTTGCTCTAGCACTAGGTTGGATGAACACCCTCTATTTTACCAGAGGCCTTAAACTCACTGGAACTTACAGCATCATGATTCAGAAG ATTCTAATCAAAGATTTGTTCCGGTTCCTGCTGGTTTATGTGCTCTTCATGATCGGCTATGCATCAG CATTAGTGTCACTGCTGACCATCTGCCCTGATCAGAAGACATGTAAAGATAGCTGCCCCAAATACCCAGAATGCCGAGATACAAACACCTTCAGCGAATTTCTCTTGGACCTGTTTAAGCTGACCATAGGCATTGGAGAGCTGGACGACATGCTAAAAGGCGCACAGTATCCCGTCGTCTTCCTCATTCTCCTGGTCACCTACATTATTCTCACCTTCGTCCTGTTACTCAACATGTTGATCGCTTTGATGGGAGAGACGGTGGGACAGGTGTCCAAAGAGAGCAAGCAGATCTGGAAACTGCAG TGGGCAACAACTATCCTGGACATTGAGCGGTCCTTCCCTGTGTGTCTGCGGAAGTCTTTCCGTGTTGGAGAGATGGTTACTGTGGGTAAAGGCTTGGATGGAACGCCAGACAAACGCTGGTGCTTCAG GGTGGACGAGGTGAAGTGGTCCCACTGGAATCAAAATCTGGGGATCATAAATGAGGATCCAGGGCAGAAAGACCATTACGAACAAACACAGGGTGGACGGGGCCTTCGAAGAG ATCGCTGGTCAACGGTCGTCCCAAGAGTGGTTGAACTGAACAGGGGCTCCAGAGACCATATCCTAGAGATGGAGCCTCTCACAGGCAGACACAGACATAAGTCTGAAAGCTAA
- the trpv4 gene encoding transient receptor potential cation channel subfamily V member 4 isoform X2, translating into MTEGFSASTLLKRYYLAMTESNSISSPSGAAAEDLSDGKDLTADGDPNFPMSSLAELLDNDDGSQPPQDSARPGLQNDNKQNSRIRFPGAFKKGVPNPMDLLESTMSEYPVAPGPKKAPMDSLFDYGTCRELNNHKKRRKKLPRGKAEIEMSCDEGSPEPPVLKVFNRWLLFEAVSRADRRALDGLLQYLQSHEKRLIDEEFKEPSTGKTCLPKALLNLHNGHNDTIPVLVDIAEKTGNLREFINTPFRDVYYRGQTALHIAIERQCKQYVELLVEKGADVHAQARGRFFQPREEGGYFYFGELPLSLAACTNQPDMVHYLTENSHKMADLRRQDSRGNTVLHALVHIADNTRDNTRFVTKMYDLLLIKCAKLYPDCNFENILNNDGMSPLMMAAKLGKIGVFQHIIRREIKDEEARHLSRKFRDWAYGPVYSNLYDLSSLDTCGEEVSVLEILVYNSKIENRHEMLAVEPINELLRAKWQKFAAVTFYISVFSYLVTMIIFTLVAYYRPSVGTPPYDYSTTEAKVRLAGEIITVASGVFFFVTNIKDLFLKKCPGVNSLFIDGSFQFLYFIYSVLVLVSAALYLSGIEAYVSVMVFALALGWMNTLYFTRGLKLTGTYSIMIQKILIKDLFRFLLVYVLFMIGYASALVSLLTICPDQKTCKDSCPKYPECRDTNTFSEFLLDLFKLTIGIGELDDMLKGAQYPVVFLILLVTYIILTFVLLLNMLIALMGETVGQVSKESKQIWKLQWATTILDIERSFPVCLRKSFRVGEMVTVGKGLDGTPDKRWCFRVDEVKWSHWNQNLGIINEDPGQKDHYEQTQGGRGLRRDRWSTVVPRVVELNRGSRDHILEMEPLTGRHRHKSES; encoded by the exons ATGACTGAA GGTTTCTCTGCTTCCACTCTATTAAAGCGCTATTATCTGGCCATGACTGAGTCAAACTCAATCTCTTCACCATCCGGTGCTGCTGCTGAGGACCTGTCAGATGGTAAGGACCTTACAGCAGACGGGGATCCCAACTTCCCCATGTCTTCACTGGCGGAACTTCTGGACAATGATGATGGATCACAGCCGCCCCAGGATTCAGCTCGGCCTGGACTACAGAATGATAACAAGCAGAACTCACGAATAAGGTTCCCAGGAGCCTTTAAAAAGGGAGTTCCTAACCCCATGGACCTTCTTGAGTCCACCATGTCTGAGTATCCAGTGGCACCTGGGCCTAAGAAAGCACCTATGGACTCCCTGTTCGACTATGGCACATGTAGGGAGCTCAACAACCACAAGAAACGCAGGAAGAAGCTTCCACGAGG GAAGGCCGAGATTGAGATGTCATGTGACGAGGGATCCCCAGAGCCCCCTGTTCTTAAAGTCTTCAACCGTTGGCTGTTGTTTGAAGCCGTATCTCGAGCAGATCGAAGAGCTCTGGATGGTCTCCTGCAGTATCTTCAGTCACATGAAAAGAGGCTGATAGATGAAGAGTTCAAAG AACCTTCTACAGGGAAGACGTGCCTCCCAAAAGCACTTCTGAACCTGCACAATGGTCACAACGATACCATCCCTGTGTTAGTGGACATTGCCGAAAAGACAGGAAACCTCAGAGAGTTCATCAATACGCCCTTCAGAGATGTGTATTATAGGG GTCAGACGGCACTGCATATCGCCATAGAACGACAATGCAAACAATATGTGGAGCTTCTGGTGGAGAAGGGGGCTGATGTTCATGCCCAGGCCAGGGGCCGATTCTTCCAGCCCAGAGAGGAGGGGGGATACTTCTACTTCG GTGAGCTGCCTCTGTCACTCGCAGCTTGTACCAACCAACCAGACATGGTGCATTACCTGACCGAGAATAGCCACAAGATGGCAGATCTGCGGAGGCAGGACTCGAGGGGAAACACAGTCCTGCACGCCCTGGTCCATATCGCTGACAACACTCGGGACAACACACGTTTTGTCACTAAGATGTACGACTTGCTGCTCATCAAATGTGCCAAACTCTACCCAGACTGCAACTTTGAGAATATACTCAACAATGATGGCATGTCCCCTCTCATGATGGCTGCCAAGCTGGGCAAAATTGGG GTGTTCCAGCACATTATCCGGAGAGAGATAAAAGATGAGGAGGCTCGACATCTTTCCCGGAAGTTTAGAGACTGGGCTTATGGACCCGTCTACTCCAACCTGTATGATCTGTCTTCACTGGATACCTGCGGAGAGGAAGTCTCTGTTCTGGAGATACTCGTCTACAACAGCAAGATTGAG AATCGCCATGAGATGTTAGCGGTGGAACCCATAAACGAGCTGCTGAGGGCCAAGTGGCAGAAGTTTGCCGCTGTGACCTTCTACATCAGTGTGTTTTCCTACCTTGTCACCATGATCATCTTCACTCTTGTGGCCTATTATCGTCCATCAGTGGGTACA CCCCCTTACGACTACAGCACCACAGAAGCCAAGGTGCGTTTGGCAGGGGAGATCATAACCGTGGCTTCTGGAGTCTTTTTCTTTGTAACAAAT atTAAGGACCTTTTCCTGAAGAAGTGCCCGGGGGTGAATTCTTTATTTATTGATGGATCCTTTCAATTCCTCTA CTTCATCTACTCTGTGTTGGTGCTGGTGAGTGCAGCGCTTTATCTGTCAGGGATTGAGGCCTATGTGTCTGTGATGGTGTTTGCTCTAGCACTAGGTTGGATGAACACCCTCTATTTTACCAGAGGCCTTAAACTCACTGGAACTTACAGCATCATGATTCAGAAG ATTCTAATCAAAGATTTGTTCCGGTTCCTGCTGGTTTATGTGCTCTTCATGATCGGCTATGCATCAG CATTAGTGTCACTGCTGACCATCTGCCCTGATCAGAAGACATGTAAAGATAGCTGCCCCAAATACCCAGAATGCCGAGATACAAACACCTTCAGCGAATTTCTCTTGGACCTGTTTAAGCTGACCATAGGCATTGGAGAGCTGGACGACATGCTAAAAGGCGCACAGTATCCCGTCGTCTTCCTCATTCTCCTGGTCACCTACATTATTCTCACCTTCGTCCTGTTACTCAACATGTTGATCGCTTTGATGGGAGAGACGGTGGGACAGGTGTCCAAAGAGAGCAAGCAGATCTGGAAACTGCAG TGGGCAACAACTATCCTGGACATTGAGCGGTCCTTCCCTGTGTGTCTGCGGAAGTCTTTCCGTGTTGGAGAGATGGTTACTGTGGGTAAAGGCTTGGATGGAACGCCAGACAAACGCTGGTGCTTCAG GGTGGACGAGGTGAAGTGGTCCCACTGGAATCAAAATCTGGGGATCATAAATGAGGATCCAGGGCAGAAAGACCATTACGAACAAACACAGGGTGGACGGGGCCTTCGAAGAG ATCGCTGGTCAACGGTCGTCCCAAGAGTGGTTGAACTGAACAGGGGCTCCAGAGACCATATCCTAGAGATGGAGCCTCTCACAGGCAGACACAGACATAAGTCTGAAAGCTAA